The following proteins are encoded in a genomic region of Thermococcus pacificus:
- a CDS encoding 30S ribosomal protein S14 has product MAKADYNKRKPRKFGKGARRCVRCGQYGPVIRIHGLMLCRHCFREIAPKLGFKKYE; this is encoded by the coding sequence ATGGCGAAGGCTGACTACAACAAGAGGAAGCCCAGGAAGTTTGGGAAGGGCGCGAGAAGGTGCGTGCGCTGCGGCCAGTACGGCCCGGTGATCAGGATACACGGCCTCATGCTCTGCAGACACTGCTTTAGAGAGATAGCCCCCAAACTGGGCTTTAAGAAGTACGAGTGA
- a CDS encoding 30S ribosomal protein S8: MTLLDPLANALSHITNSERVGKKEVYLKPASKLMGEVLRVMQENGYIGEFEFIDDGRAGIYRVQLIGKINKAGAIKPRFPVKAREYEAWEKRFLPAFEFGILIVSTSQGVMTHKEAIEKGIGGRLIAYVY, encoded by the coding sequence ATGACTCTGCTTGATCCGCTGGCGAACGCTCTCTCCCACATAACCAACAGCGAGAGGGTTGGAAAGAAGGAGGTCTACCTCAAGCCGGCCTCCAAACTCATGGGAGAGGTCCTCAGGGTTATGCAGGAGAACGGCTACATCGGCGAGTTTGAGTTCATTGACGACGGAAGGGCCGGCATCTACAGGGTGCAGCTCATAGGTAAGATCAACAAGGCTGGAGCAATAAAGCCGCGCTTCCCGGTCAAGGCTAGGGAGTACGAGGCCTGGGAGAAGAGGTTCCTTCCGGCCTTCGAGTTCGGTATCCTCATAGTCTCGACCTCCCAGGGTGTTATGACCCACAAAGAGGCAATCGAGAAGGGAATTGGCGGCAGACTGATAGCCTACGTCTACTGA
- a CDS encoding 50S ribosomal protein L6 — protein MPIDAWVREEVEIPEGVEVTVENNVVKVKGPKGELEREFSYPGVKIFTEDGKVVVFKEFPRRRDIAIARTFRAHIANMIKGVTEGFTYKLKAVYSHFPMTIKVQGDEVLIENFLGEKNPRRAKILPGVTVKVRGQEVIVEGIDKEAVGQTAANIEQATRITKWDRRVFQDGVYIVEKAGKPIRF, from the coding sequence ATGCCGATAGACGCGTGGGTAAGGGAAGAGGTTGAGATCCCAGAGGGCGTTGAAGTCACCGTTGAGAACAACGTTGTCAAGGTCAAAGGGCCCAAGGGCGAGCTTGAGAGGGAGTTCAGCTATCCGGGTGTCAAGATATTCACCGAGGACGGCAAGGTCGTCGTCTTCAAGGAGTTCCCGAGGAGGAGGGACATAGCCATAGCGAGGACTTTTAGGGCGCACATAGCCAACATGATCAAGGGCGTCACGGAGGGCTTCACATACAAGCTGAAGGCCGTCTACAGCCACTTCCCCATGACCATAAAGGTCCAGGGGGACGAGGTACTCATAGAGAACTTCCTCGGTGAGAAGAATCCGAGGAGGGCCAAGATACTCCCCGGAGTCACCGTCAAGGTTCGCGGTCAGGAGGTCATCGTCGAGGGCATAGACAAAGAAGCTGTGGGCCAGACCGCTGCCAACATCGAACAGGCTACGAGGATAACCAAGTGGGACAGGCGCGTCTTCCAGGATGGAGTTTACATCGTTGAGAAGGCTGGCAAGCCGATAAGGTTCTGA
- a CDS encoding 50S ribosomal protein L32e, giving the protein MNEKARLLRIRARIKRKKPRFLRQEWWRYPKFKNNPKWRRPKGIDSKMRLKKKGKPRSPSIGWSSPRAVRGLHPSGYEEVLVHNVRELEAIDPSRQAARIARTVGARKREAILAKAKELGVKVLNP; this is encoded by the coding sequence ATGAACGAGAAGGCGAGACTCCTTAGGATAAGGGCCAGGATCAAGAGGAAGAAGCCCCGCTTCCTTCGCCAGGAGTGGTGGCGCTATCCGAAGTTCAAGAACAACCCCAAGTGGAGAAGGCCTAAGGGAATCGACAGCAAGATGAGGCTCAAGAAGAAGGGCAAGCCGCGCTCACCGAGCATAGGCTGGAGTTCACCCAGGGCCGTTCGCGGACTCCACCCGAGCGGCTATGAGGAGGTTCTCGTCCACAACGTCAGAGAGCTTGAGGCCATCGACCCGAGCAGGCAGGCGGCGAGGATAGCAAGAACCGTCGGCGCGAGGAAGAGAGAGGCCATACTTGCCAAGGCCAAGGAGCTTGGAGTGAAGGTACTCAACCCGTGA
- a CDS encoding 50S ribosomal protein L19e, whose amino-acid sequence MLKMQRRIAADLLKCGENRVWIDPERIDDVAAAITREDVKRLINDGVIKKKPIKGQSRARARAFQEARKKGRHRGPGSKKGKKTARMGKKERWMMTIRALRKELRKLKAEGKLDEHTYRRLYIRAKGGQFKNKRQLYMFMQEHGILKE is encoded by the coding sequence ATGCTCAAGATGCAGAGAAGGATTGCCGCTGATTTGTTGAAGTGCGGTGAGAACAGGGTCTGGATAGACCCGGAGAGGATAGACGACGTGGCCGCCGCTATAACCAGAGAGGACGTCAAGAGGCTCATCAACGACGGCGTCATAAAGAAGAAGCCCATCAAGGGCCAGAGCAGGGCCAGGGCAAGGGCATTCCAGGAGGCCCGGAAGAAGGGCAGGCACCGCGGCCCGGGAAGCAAGAAGGGTAAGAAGACAGCCAGGATGGGCAAGAAGGAGCGCTGGATGATGACCATAAGGGCCCTCAGGAAGGAGCTCAGGAAGCTCAAGGCCGAGGGCAAGCTCGACGAGCACACCTACAGGAGACTCTACATCAGGGCCAAGGGCGGCCAGTTCAAGAACAAGAGGCAGCTCTACATGTTCATGCAGGAGCACGGTATCTTGAAGGAGTGA
- a CDS encoding 50S ribosomal protein L18, producing MAHGPRYRVPFRRRREGKTNYHKRLALLKSGKPRLVVRKTLNHHIAQIVVYDPKGDRTLVSAHTRELMRDFGWKGHGGNTPSAYLLGLLIGYKAKKAGIEEAILDIGLHPPTKGSSIFAVLKGAVDAGLNVPHSEEIYPEDYRINGEHVANYAKALKEEDESLYRKQFGGYLVRGLEPEKLPEHFEEVKAKIIEKFEGARE from the coding sequence ATGGCACACGGACCGAGGTATAGGGTTCCGTTCAGAAGGAGGAGAGAGGGTAAGACTAACTATCACAAGAGGCTCGCGCTCCTCAAGTCCGGCAAGCCCAGGCTTGTCGTGAGGAAGACCCTCAACCACCACATAGCGCAGATAGTCGTTTACGACCCCAAGGGCGACAGGACCCTCGTTTCCGCCCACACCAGGGAGCTCATGAGGGACTTCGGCTGGAAGGGTCACGGCGGCAACACCCCGTCGGCTTACCTGCTCGGTCTCCTCATAGGTTACAAGGCCAAGAAGGCCGGCATCGAGGAGGCCATCCTCGACATAGGCCTTCACCCGCCGACCAAGGGAAGCTCAATCTTCGCAGTCCTCAAGGGTGCCGTTGACGCTGGACTCAACGTTCCTCACAGCGAGGAGATCTACCCTGAGGACTACAGGATAAACGGCGAGCACGTTGCCAACTACGCCAAGGCACTCAAGGAGGAGGACGAGAGCCTGTATAGGAAGCAGTTCGGCGGTTACCTCGTGAGGGGCCTCGAGCCCGAGAAGCTCCCCGAGCACTTTGAAGAGGTTAAGGCCAAGATAATCGAGAAGTTTGAGGGGGCGAGAGAATGA
- the rpsE gene encoding 30S ribosomal protein S5, which yields MSDPREMAQRVLEEWEPRTKLGKLVKEGQITDIHEIFRKGYQIKEPEIVDVLLPEVNLRENQEVLDIALTVRMTDSGRRIRFRVLAAVGNRDGYVGLGIGHGKEVGIAIRKAIDYAKMNIIEIKRGCGSWECRCRRPHSIPFAVEGKEGSVKVKLMPGPRGLGLVIGDVGKKILSLAGVQDVWSQTLGETRTTVNFAKAVFNALYNTNSVAVKPEDIERYGIIVGREMSANFQVE from the coding sequence ATGAGCGACCCGAGAGAGATGGCCCAGCGCGTTCTTGAGGAGTGGGAGCCGAGGACCAAGCTCGGCAAGCTTGTCAAGGAGGGCCAGATAACTGACATTCACGAGATATTCAGGAAGGGCTACCAGATAAAGGAGCCCGAGATAGTCGATGTCCTCCTTCCGGAGGTCAACCTCAGGGAGAACCAGGAAGTGCTCGACATAGCCCTGACCGTGAGAATGACCGACAGCGGCAGGAGGATCCGCTTCAGGGTTCTTGCCGCTGTGGGCAACAGGGACGGCTACGTCGGCCTTGGAATCGGCCACGGCAAGGAGGTTGGAATAGCCATCAGGAAGGCCATTGACTATGCAAAGATGAACATCATCGAGATCAAGCGCGGCTGTGGAAGCTGGGAGTGTAGGTGCAGGAGGCCGCACTCAATCCCGTTCGCCGTCGAGGGCAAGGAGGGTAGCGTTAAGGTCAAGCTCATGCCGGGACCGCGTGGTCTTGGACTGGTCATCGGTGACGTCGGCAAGAAGATCCTTTCCCTGGCCGGCGTTCAGGACGTCTGGTCCCAGACCCTCGGTGAGACGAGAACCACCGTTAACTTCGCCAAGGCCGTTTTCAACGCGCTCTACAACACCAACAGCGTCGCCGTCAAGCCAGAGGACATCGAGCGCTACGGCATAATCGTCGGAAGGGAGATGTCAGCGAACTTCCAGGTTGAGTGA